One genomic region from Evansella sp. LMS18 encodes:
- a CDS encoding acylphosphatase, whose amino-acid sequence MEQNNAEWLPHLTSEVVADARGPELDAYAVALEGWRRGLILKWHVKDSEKFSEMKTWFDDKPGKLFSLSSGSKTHYFFRTRGDKVTNEAVEIGGDKVKTKVRLTKAGISVPEGKSFSEGAQRVDDIVKYASSIGYPVVLKPGNGSFGRGVFTNIKDEEGLVRALIYYRNNEEFKQEEIIAEQYIPGKDYRIYVVNDQVAGAINRIPAHVTGDGTSSIENLIRNKNEDRAQNPRLVSCLISIDKELEDFLSKSGYTVDSIPPEGERIYLTEKSNISIGGDPIDVLDELSEDIKDIAIKAMKAIPGLSHGSVDIITDSRKSEKDGAVVLEVNPTSQIGAILFPLKGKARDIPSAIIDYYFPETIGIETDKERIYFDFPDMLEPLLTRSATTSTVSHTPVGKIYAKKYTVSGDVQGIDYHRGLRKQAFERKLSGFVTNLDTGDIEVVVAGTDQDSVDDFKTALTDDPERSTVNNIHEEVYNAPIKVGFEVKGDLKTSLEELRRINQRMEVLKRELKVATTQYRSYERNIFWQATWPVRKVADITKSLVRLIKG is encoded by the coding sequence ATGGAACAGAATAACGCCGAGTGGCTTCCCCATTTAACAAGCGAGGTAGTGGCAGATGCCCGGGGTCCGGAACTGGATGCATATGCTGTAGCACTTGAAGGATGGAGAAGAGGCCTGATTTTAAAATGGCATGTGAAGGATTCAGAAAAGTTCAGTGAGATGAAAACATGGTTTGATGACAAGCCTGGTAAATTGTTTTCGCTAAGTTCAGGAAGTAAAACTCACTATTTCTTCAGAACCAGAGGTGACAAGGTTACGAATGAAGCGGTGGAAATAGGCGGGGACAAAGTAAAGACCAAGGTAAGGCTAACTAAGGCGGGAATCTCTGTTCCGGAAGGTAAATCTTTTTCCGAAGGGGCCCAAAGAGTTGATGATATAGTAAAATATGCTTCATCTATTGGCTACCCTGTTGTATTAAAACCAGGAAATGGCAGCTTCGGCAGAGGTGTGTTTACTAATATAAAGGATGAAGAAGGTTTAGTCAGAGCATTAATTTATTACAGAAATAATGAAGAGTTTAAACAGGAAGAAATAATTGCAGAACAATATATTCCAGGAAAAGATTATCGAATTTATGTGGTTAATGACCAGGTAGCAGGGGCAATAAACCGAATACCAGCACATGTTACAGGAGACGGGACAAGCTCTATCGAGAATTTAATAAGGAATAAAAATGAAGACCGAGCCCAAAACCCAAGATTAGTCAGTTGTCTAATCAGTATTGATAAAGAGCTAGAAGACTTCCTTTCAAAGTCCGGTTATACTGTCGATAGTATTCCTCCCGAAGGGGAAAGAATATATCTTACGGAAAAAAGTAATATTTCCATTGGAGGAGACCCGATAGATGTTCTTGATGAACTTTCTGAAGATATAAAAGACATTGCCATTAAGGCTATGAAGGCAATACCAGGTTTATCCCATGGTTCAGTTGATATTATCACAGATAGCAGAAAATCTGAAAAAGATGGAGCTGTTGTACTCGAGGTTAATCCTACCTCTCAGATTGGTGCTATTTTGTTCCCGCTGAAAGGAAAAGCCCGTGATATACCTTCAGCTATAATAGATTATTATTTCCCTGAAACAATTGGGATAGAAACAGATAAAGAAAGAATTTACTTTGACTTTCCTGATATGCTGGAACCTCTGTTAACACGGTCAGCCACAACTTCTACTGTTTCCCATACACCTGTAGGTAAAATATATGCTAAAAAGTATACAGTATCTGGGGATGTACAAGGGATTGACTATCATAGAGGGTTGAGAAAGCAAGCGTTTGAACGAAAGTTAAGTGGCTTTGTAACAAATCTTGATACTGGAGATATAGAAGTTGTGGTAGCAGGAACGGATCAGGACAGTGTTGATGACTTTAAAACAGCATTGACTGATGACCCAGAAAGGTCAACTGTTAACAATATTCATGAAGAAGTATATAACGCACCTATAAAAGTAGGATTTGAAGTCAAGGGTGATCTTAAAACCTCCTTAGAAGAACTTAGAAGAATAAACCAGAGAATGGAAGTTTTAAAAAGAGAGCTCAAGGTAGCTACTACTCAATACCGAAGTTACGAGAGAAATATTTTTTGGCAAGCTACCTGGCCTGTAAGGAAAGTTGCAGATATAACAAAGTCTTTAGTTAGATTAATAAAAGGGTGA
- a CDS encoding acylphosphatase: MEKTSNWLPHLQKDVLKGVRGYKLCAYLVALEGWRRGLTLNWYSNASNASDIKKLGNSYTGKFFSLSSQERTHYFFRSRGDLVTNEAVDITRNKEETKHYFKKHNLPFPEGKRFQASSENEELISYADTIGFPLVIKPTSGSLGQGVITNIKNLESLKSAINYVRTELKFKDVIVERFISGDDYRVYVIGDQVAGAVKRKAANVVGDGKSTIRELISIKNQKRKKNPYLYTRLIKEDKEIDLFLKELKYTLDTVPVKDEVVYLKSKSNLSSGGDSVDATDELTDEMKKIAIESVKAIPGLLHAGIDIISDKKATVIIEINPTAIIGSHLFPMEGKSRDIPEAIIDYYFPETIDSKNNKSSMYFNFKSILEPLESGVTNNIEVEPAIRSTLYSKKYIISGNVQGLGFRQYLRKKAFELQLSGWVKNSDNGNIEVVAAGKGLESLESFKTICFQGTEKTQVDNVIEKNWSKPIKAGFEIIEIKEETKNKKIDKLEKELEAIKLELEDVNKLTASTKQQLWEVTQINEKLQNEKDLKEKQFRQIKNSRTWRYTEPLRRVISYLKLK, translated from the coding sequence ATGGAAAAAACATCTAACTGGTTGCCGCATCTTCAAAAAGATGTGTTAAAAGGAGTACGAGGATATAAACTTTGTGCTTATTTAGTTGCACTGGAAGGCTGGAGAAGAGGTTTAACTTTAAATTGGTATTCAAATGCCTCTAATGCAAGTGATATAAAAAAGTTAGGAAATAGTTATACAGGAAAATTTTTCTCCCTTAGTTCCCAGGAAAGAACGCATTATTTTTTTAGGTCAAGAGGAGATTTAGTTACAAACGAAGCAGTAGATATTACCCGAAATAAAGAGGAAACAAAGCATTATTTCAAAAAGCATAACCTCCCATTTCCAGAAGGGAAAAGGTTCCAGGCATCTTCGGAGAATGAGGAATTAATCAGCTATGCAGACACTATTGGTTTCCCTTTAGTTATCAAACCTACCTCCGGAAGTTTAGGACAAGGGGTAATAACTAATATAAAAAATTTAGAATCACTAAAATCAGCAATAAATTATGTTAGAACTGAGCTGAAATTTAAAGATGTTATTGTGGAGCGTTTTATCTCTGGTGATGACTATCGGGTGTATGTAATTGGTGACCAAGTAGCTGGAGCTGTAAAAAGAAAAGCTGCTAATGTAGTTGGAGACGGTAAAAGTACTATCCGAGAACTTATCTCTATAAAAAATCAAAAGAGAAAAAAGAATCCTTATCTGTATACAAGACTAATTAAAGAGGATAAAGAAATAGATTTATTCCTGAAAGAATTGAAATATACATTAGATACTGTTCCAGTTAAGGATGAAGTGGTATATCTTAAAAGTAAAAGTAATCTTTCTTCGGGCGGCGATTCAGTAGATGCTACTGATGAGCTGACTGATGAAATGAAAAAAATTGCAATTGAATCAGTAAAAGCCATACCAGGTCTGTTGCACGCTGGTATTGACATTATCTCAGATAAAAAAGCTACTGTGATTATTGAAATAAACCCAACTGCAATCATCGGGTCGCATTTATTCCCTATGGAAGGAAAGTCAAGGGATATACCGGAAGCCATAATTGATTATTACTTTCCTGAAACTATAGATAGTAAAAATAATAAAAGTTCTATGTATTTTAATTTTAAAAGTATTTTAGAACCGCTTGAGAGTGGAGTTACTAATAATATAGAAGTAGAACCAGCTATCAGAAGCACGCTTTACTCAAAGAAATATATTATCAGTGGAAATGTCCAGGGACTAGGATTTCGTCAATATCTTAGGAAGAAAGCATTTGAACTTCAGTTAAGCGGATGGGTGAAAAATTCTGATAACGGCAATATAGAAGTTGTGGCAGCTGGAAAGGGACTGGAGAGTCTTGAGAGTTTTAAAACAATCTGCTTTCAGGGAACGGAAAAAACACAAGTGGATAATGTGATTGAAAAAAATTGGTCAAAACCTATAAAGGCTGGATTTGAAATAATAGAAATTAAAGAAGAAACAAAAAATAAAAAGATAGATAAGCTGGAAAAAGAACTTGAAGCAATTAAATTAGAATTAGAGGATGTAAATAAATTAACTGCCAGCACAAAGCAACAACTATGGGAAGTTACTCAAATCAACGAGAAATTACAAAATGAAAAAGATTTAAAAGAAAAACAATTTAGGCAAATTAAAAATAGTCGAACATGGCGTTACACAGAGCCTTTAAGAAGAGTGATTAGTTATCTCAAATTGAAATAA
- a CDS encoding aspartate/glutamate racemase family protein, with product MSQKVIGILGGMGPAATGELFNRIVNNTVAKTDQEHVNMVVINDPQIPDRTKYILGHGPSPIPRLLNNIKKLYYAGAEVVIMPCMTAHSFIDELNNESPIPIVNAVKLLDQHLDSNFPKTEKIGLLATTGSVRSEVYSRFISKNIIVPDYMDQERLMETIYGENGIKAGNVSPEKTNEILRIIDRLREKGIQSVIAGCTELSLVLDENTVNLPILDPVMLLAKEAVRIGNNYSVTTVN from the coding sequence ATGTCACAAAAGGTGATAGGAATACTAGGCGGAATGGGGCCTGCAGCTACTGGGGAACTATTTAATAGAATAGTTAACAATACTGTAGCAAAAACAGACCAAGAACACGTAAATATGGTAGTAATTAACGATCCGCAAATTCCTGACCGGACTAAATATATTTTAGGGCACGGGCCATCCCCAATACCCAGGTTGCTCAATAATATAAAAAAACTTTACTATGCAGGAGCCGAAGTAGTAATTATGCCTTGTATGACTGCCCATTCTTTTATAGATGAATTAAATAACGAATCCCCTATCCCGATAGTAAATGCGGTTAAATTATTAGATCAACACTTGGATAGTAACTTTCCTAAAACCGAGAAAATTGGTTTGCTGGCTACTACGGGTTCAGTAAGGTCGGAAGTTTACTCTCGTTTTATCTCCAAAAATATTATTGTACCTGATTACATGGATCAAGAAAGATTAATGGAAACTATATATGGCGAAAATGGAATAAAAGCTGGCAATGTTTCGCCAGAAAAAACCAATGAAATTCTTCGGATTATAGACAGGTTAAGGGAAAAAGGGATACAATCTGTAATAGCAGGGTGTACCGAGTTAAGCTTGGTGCTGGATGAAAATACAGTAAATCTCCCTATCTTAGACCCTGTAATGCTGCTGGCTAAAGAAGCAGTCAGAATAGGAAACAATTATTCTGTGACTACTGTTAATTAA
- a CDS encoding acylphosphatase translates to MEEEKSWLQHLENAVPKEAYGYKLCMYTIALEGWRRGLDLKFFNIHNENKVKVRFSLGSGDKEFKFAVSRGSIVTSEAVRICVDKTITKEYLFKAGVSVPQGKNFTEETSDETILNYSQSLGFPLVLKPSDGGMGKGVIPNVKNEQEMKEALQYVRRDLNYKEVIVEQYVKGEDFRIYVVGDRVAGAVTRIPANVTGDGRKSINELIKIKNSERKKNPYLYSRLIKKDKELLDFIKASGYSLNSIPKQGEVVFLREKSNVSAGGDPVEITTKLTDEIKEMAVKAINAVPGLVQGAVDMVVDVENNTGVVLEINSKAQIAAHLFPEKGVAQDVPAAIIDYYFPETAGNNGSKISNYFFDFKSILTPLATGILKEVRVPPAPKYNHPVKKYVISGKVQGVGYRKWIQKNALSLKLNGYVKNLNNGKVVVVFSGRKENMANFTDIINNKSPNRAKVKEVNEKVWNKPVKMGFEIKLNENQEELSLKDENENLTKENKRLQNQYQKITQSKTWRFSYPIRRIGKLINKNK, encoded by the coding sequence ATGGAAGAGGAAAAAAGCTGGTTACAGCATTTGGAAAACGCTGTTCCCAAAGAGGCGTATGGATATAAACTTTGTATGTATACTATTGCTCTGGAAGGGTGGAGAAGAGGCTTAGATTTAAAGTTTTTCAATATCCATAATGAAAATAAAGTGAAAGTCAGATTTTCATTAGGTTCCGGAGATAAAGAATTTAAATTTGCGGTTTCAAGAGGTAGTATTGTAACCAGTGAAGCTGTAAGGATATGTGTAGATAAAACAATTACTAAAGAGTACCTTTTTAAAGCTGGAGTTTCTGTGCCTCAAGGTAAGAATTTTACAGAAGAGACTTCTGATGAAACTATCCTAAATTACTCTCAATCTCTAGGTTTTCCTCTTGTTCTAAAGCCATCAGATGGCGGAATGGGTAAAGGGGTTATTCCTAATGTGAAAAATGAGCAGGAAATGAAAGAGGCCCTGCAATATGTACGGCGAGATTTAAATTACAAAGAAGTTATAGTAGAGCAATACGTGAAGGGAGAAGATTTCCGCATTTATGTAGTGGGGGACCGTGTTGCTGGGGCGGTAACTAGAATTCCTGCAAATGTTACCGGTGATGGAAGAAAATCGATTAATGAACTAATAAAAATTAAAAATAGTGAGCGGAAAAAAAATCCTTATTTATATAGTCGTCTTATTAAAAAAGACAAGGAATTACTCGATTTTATTAAAGCCTCTGGTTACTCTCTCAATAGCATACCAAAGCAAGGTGAAGTTGTGTTTTTGAGGGAGAAAAGTAATGTCTCCGCTGGTGGAGATCCTGTAGAAATAACTACTAAATTAACAGATGAAATTAAAGAGATGGCCGTGAAAGCCATTAATGCAGTACCTGGGCTTGTACAAGGTGCTGTAGATATGGTTGTTGACGTTGAAAATAACACTGGAGTAGTCCTGGAAATTAACTCGAAAGCCCAGATTGCTGCACATCTGTTTCCAGAAAAGGGAGTAGCACAAGATGTCCCAGCTGCAATTATAGATTATTATTTTCCAGAGACAGCGGGAAACAATGGAAGCAAAATATCTAACTACTTTTTTGACTTTAAAAGTATTTTGACACCACTTGCTACCGGTATATTAAAAGAAGTAAGGGTACCGCCTGCTCCTAAATATAATCACCCTGTTAAAAAGTATGTAATTTCCGGAAAGGTGCAGGGAGTAGGTTATAGAAAATGGATACAAAAAAATGCGCTTAGTTTAAAGCTTAATGGGTATGTTAAAAATCTTAATAATGGTAAAGTAGTAGTTGTTTTTTCCGGAAGAAAAGAGAATATGGCTAACTTTACAGATATAATTAATAACAAAAGCCCTAATAGAGCAAAAGTGAAAGAAGTCAACGAAAAAGTATGGAATAAACCAGTAAAAATGGGGTTTGAAATTAAATTAAATGAAAACCAGGAAGAATTATCATTAAAGGATGAAAATGAGAACTTAACTAAAGAAAATAAACGGCTGCAAAATCAATATCAAAAAATCACTCAGAGTAAAACATGGCGCTTCTCTTATCCAATAAGAAGAATTGGAAAACTGATAAATAAAAATAAATAG
- a CDS encoding ATP-grasp fold amidoligase family protein: MVNKNEFSPASGTDKDVSKDGNCERGLISEDKISPAREQILLQKLIKRDAQLQKEQKVRKQAEKERSVAEKNYNTVTNSSLWRLSWPVRKSFKMMKRTFNYLQRKLLGPKYITLSKEAEELAVKNRKLERQVKSLKIKLDASYQENKEQEKQNNHLQLQLQELDGAELTDIIKQSKDEGEIIEVLDLIIRNRASLNEDYSKSLKFAAKSYINTEENIKYMIYEKVLQGLRLEEIPEFITREAEKEPGLPLNGVSSFKSNLTRRLRLLKLGKPLPEWILDNKSVAYSFIDNLKLRRPWVSDEVYKFTEIPKREGIVIKPQDGAGSRGVYLVSTFEEIQDVKRSQTLNGWEELETFVKEDFSLGWVDKDEWITEELVYETIDKKIPARDIKFYCFYGKVGLILEVVRYPEVKYCWWSPEGDFADTGKYKDQLFEGNGVTAEHIKQAEKISLEIPAPFVRIDFLKTGDELVFGEFTPKPGNYDHFNQYYDKLLGDYILEAENRLVNDLLSGKQFQNYKTINSNKAQHKANNRLD; encoded by the coding sequence ATGGTGAACAAAAATGAATTCTCTCCAGCCTCAGGAACAGATAAAGACGTATCTAAGGACGGAAATTGTGAGAGAGGACTAATTTCTGAAGACAAGATTAGTCCAGCCAGAGAGCAAATTCTTCTGCAGAAACTAATAAAGCGTGATGCACAGCTGCAAAAAGAACAAAAGGTGAGAAAGCAAGCAGAAAAAGAACGTTCTGTAGCTGAAAAAAATTATAATACAGTAACTAACAGCAGTTTATGGAGACTATCATGGCCTGTAAGAAAATCTTTTAAAATGATGAAACGGACATTTAATTATCTCCAAAGGAAACTCCTTGGTCCAAAATATATTACTTTATCTAAAGAGGCCGAAGAACTCGCAGTGAAAAACAGAAAACTGGAGCGGCAAGTAAAATCTTTAAAAATAAAACTGGATGCTTCTTATCAAGAAAATAAGGAGCAGGAAAAACAAAATAACCACCTTCAGCTGCAATTACAAGAGTTAGATGGTGCAGAATTGACGGATATAATCAAACAATCAAAGGACGAGGGCGAGATTATAGAGGTTCTGGACCTTATAATAAGGAACAGAGCCAGCTTAAATGAAGATTATAGTAAATCCCTGAAATTTGCCGCTAAATCTTATATTAATACTGAAGAAAATATTAAGTATATGATTTATGAGAAAGTGTTACAAGGGCTCCGGCTGGAGGAAATTCCGGAGTTTATCACCAGAGAAGCGGAAAAAGAACCAGGGCTGCCGCTAAATGGAGTATCTTCTTTCAAATCAAATTTAACAAGAAGATTAAGGCTGTTAAAGCTGGGGAAACCACTGCCTGAATGGATTCTCGATAATAAATCAGTCGCCTATTCTTTTATTGATAATCTTAAACTCAGAAGACCCTGGGTGAGTGATGAAGTTTATAAGTTCACAGAAATCCCAAAGCGCGAAGGAATAGTCATAAAACCGCAGGATGGAGCAGGTTCGCGAGGCGTCTATCTAGTATCAACTTTTGAAGAAATTCAGGATGTTAAAAGATCTCAGACATTAAACGGCTGGGAAGAGCTTGAGACTTTTGTTAAAGAGGACTTTTCCTTAGGCTGGGTAGATAAAGATGAATGGATTACAGAGGAACTAGTATATGAAACTATAGACAAAAAAATCCCAGCACGGGATATTAAATTCTATTGTTTTTACGGAAAAGTTGGTTTAATTTTAGAGGTGGTCCGTTATCCGGAAGTAAAATACTGCTGGTGGAGCCCTGAAGGAGATTTTGCGGATACAGGGAAGTATAAGGACCAGTTATTTGAAGGTAATGGTGTCACTGCAGAACATATAAAGCAGGCAGAGAAAATTAGTCTGGAAATTCCAGCTCCATTTGTAAGAATAGATTTTCTTAAGACCGGTGATGAACTGGTGTTTGGTGAATTCACCCCGAAACCGGGCAATTATGACCACTTCAATCAATATTATGATAAGCTTTTAGGTGACTATATTCTCGAAGCAGAAAACCGTTTAGTCAATGATTTATTAAGTGGCAAGCAGTTTCAGAATTATAAAACGATTAATTCAAATAAAGCGCAACATAAGGCAAATAATAGACTGGATTAA
- a CDS encoding N-acetylglucosaminidase, protein MSGRGNAFREAANTYSVNEFYLLSHSILETGHGTSPLSNGSIRVGRLGTNKWVSIQPDGTFIAERNGNTWSSTWTIERVNNFDESQAQNIKQTYNMFGIGAIDSCPYVCGSIRAYEEGWDTANKAIVGGTRFIAQDYVHHPVYQQDTLYKMRWNPGQPGTHQYATDIGWAYKQTSMLYRHYQNLPHLRKTFDIPNYR, encoded by the coding sequence TTGAGTGGAAGAGGCAATGCATTCAGGGAAGCTGCCAATACGTATAGTGTAAATGAATTCTATTTACTGTCACACTCTATATTAGAAACTGGGCACGGTACTTCACCTTTATCTAACGGAAGTATTAGAGTAGGAAGGTTAGGCACTAATAAGTGGGTTTCAATTCAGCCTGACGGTACTTTTATTGCAGAGAGAAATGGGAATACCTGGTCAAGTACGTGGACAATTGAAAGGGTAAATAACTTTGATGAAAGCCAGGCGCAAAATATTAAACAAACATACAACATGTTTGGAATTGGGGCGATAGACAGCTGCCCATATGTGTGCGGGTCCATACGAGCATACGAGGAAGGCTGGGATACTGCGAATAAAGCTATCGTAGGAGGAACCAGGTTTATAGCTCAGGACTATGTCCACCATCCGGTTTACCAGCAGGATACTCTCTATAAAATGAGATGGAATCCAGGTCAACCGGGTACACATCAATATGCGACTGATATCGGATGGGCTTATAAGCAAACAAGTATGTTGTATAGGCATTATCAGAATCTCCCACATTTAAGGAAGACATTTGACATTCCAAATTACCGCTAA
- a CDS encoding acylphosphatase: MEKSHIITLPHLTNEVITSARKTKLCAYAVAIEGWRRGLKLKWYTIDSGKFDHMITFGVNPPGRLFSLSSDERTHYFFRTRGDKVTKQAVEIGSDKEDTKVWLTKVGVPVPEGKKFTEEVTDEEILKECTSLRFPVVLKPTNGSLGNGVVTNIKDLQELKKALKYVRVELEYPEVIVERYIYGEEYRVYVIEDKVIAAYNRMPANIAGDGIHTIEELIELKNEQRRDNARLTSCLIEIDKEVLEFIEASGYTLDSIPKKGEKIFLRVKTNVSAGGDPIDVTDKLPEAIKQIAVNAIKAVPGLHHGGVDIIGDFNEPESAVVIELNPTAQIGGILFPMKGRSRDIPGAIIDYYFPETKGIKTDKSKIYFDFSTVLEPLQNRSGMEVEVNNAPLGKLYSKKYTVSGSVRRLKYHEWIKKEAFNKKLNGFVKNSINGEIEVVVSGVNKEAVNDFKQTLKNSEFAEVTKVQEAGWQSPVKVGFEINEGINTSSLRSVSSKLRKAEKELKKLEKDTRRMKKNVKNIERSRSWRITQPLRKIGEMFKNNNSVNKINKL, translated from the coding sequence GTGGAAAAAAGTCATATAATAACACTTCCCCATCTGACCAACGAAGTTATAACAAGTGCAAGGAAAACTAAACTTTGTGCATATGCTGTAGCAATCGAGGGATGGAGAAGAGGATTAAAATTAAAATGGTATACAATAGATTCAGGCAAGTTTGACCATATGATTACTTTTGGAGTCAACCCCCCAGGCCGATTGTTCTCTTTAAGTTCCGATGAGCGTACTCATTATTTCTTTAGAACAAGAGGAGATAAAGTAACAAAACAAGCTGTAGAAATAGGTTCGGATAAAGAAGACACAAAGGTATGGCTGACTAAAGTTGGAGTGCCGGTACCTGAAGGAAAAAAGTTTACGGAAGAGGTTACGGATGAAGAGATTCTGAAAGAATGTACTTCACTGAGGTTCCCTGTTGTACTAAAACCTACTAATGGAAGTTTAGGTAACGGGGTTGTAACAAATATAAAAGATTTACAAGAACTAAAAAAAGCATTGAAATATGTTCGTGTAGAGCTGGAATATCCTGAAGTAATTGTTGAGCGGTATATTTATGGGGAAGAATACAGAGTTTATGTCATAGAAGACAAGGTAATTGCCGCATATAATAGGATGCCTGCCAATATTGCAGGTGACGGGATTCATACTATTGAAGAACTAATAGAATTAAAGAATGAACAAAGACGAGATAATGCAAGGTTAACTAGCTGCCTCATAGAGATAGATAAAGAAGTACTTGAATTTATTGAAGCATCAGGATATACGCTTGACAGTATTCCTAAAAAAGGAGAAAAAATCTTTCTAAGGGTAAAAACGAATGTTTCTGCTGGGGGCGACCCGATTGATGTAACTGATAAACTTCCCGAAGCAATAAAACAAATTGCTGTTAATGCCATAAAGGCAGTTCCAGGATTACATCATGGCGGAGTTGATATTATTGGTGACTTTAATGAGCCTGAATCCGCGGTTGTTATTGAATTAAACCCTACCGCACAAATAGGGGGAATTTTATTCCCGATGAAAGGCCGGTCAAGAGATATTCCCGGAGCGATAATTGATTATTATTTTCCGGAAACTAAAGGAATTAAAACAGACAAGTCAAAGATTTATTTTGATTTCAGTACTGTTTTAGAACCCTTACAAAACAGGTCAGGTATGGAAGTAGAAGTTAACAATGCTCCATTAGGTAAACTATATTCAAAGAAATATACAGTTTCTGGATCTGTAAGACGCTTAAAATATCATGAGTGGATAAAAAAAGAAGCATTCAATAAGAAGCTAAATGGTTTTGTGAAAAACTCAATTAATGGGGAAATCGAAGTAGTAGTTTCAGGAGTTAATAAAGAAGCAGTAAATGATTTCAAACAAACATTGAAGAATAGTGAATTTGCAGAAGTTACCAAGGTCCAGGAGGCTGGCTGGCAATCTCCTGTAAAGGTGGGGTTTGAGATAAATGAAGGTATTAATACTTCAAGCCTCAGGTCAGTTTCTTCAAAGCTGAGAAAAGCGGAAAAAGAATTGAAAAAGCTGGAAAAAGACACAAGAAGAATGAAAAAAAATGTGAAAAATATTGAGCGGAGCCGGTCATGGAGGATTACTCAACCACTACGAAAGATCGGAGAGATGTTTAAAAATAATAATAGTGTAAATAAAATTAACAAGTTATAA